In Pyricularia oryzae 70-15 chromosome 2, whole genome shotgun sequence, one genomic interval encodes:
- a CDS encoding Na(+)/H(+) antiporter, with protein MLVGIILGPVAAKFLDNTRWGPGSLSEQDKSAITLGFMRVMISVQLVIAGFQLPAKYAVKRWKDMAVLLLPTMTISWLCTTACLMATIPKLTLLASLVIGACLTATDPVLSQAVAKGPFADKYVSRPLREIISAEAGANDGFGFPFLMLATYLMRNTEFPGLVLKPAEEGRGAAKEAAVEVAHRLLRRAGDVGRLDGGIGAAMRDWLLETWLYTIVLSMVYGAAIGFGGGRLIKFCLRKKWIDGESYLLFPVAMAMLIIGTAGMLTTNDLLACFCAGVALNWDGEYLAETEERHDEVNSCIDVLLNFAGFMYVGVIMPWAKFHDPEGTGITLPRLIGLGFMVLLFRRIPAIMATYKAMPTCFGPIGVGAVFYVEHTQHLFPHVGTTGDVVSDDLIKALVPSVYFLVLFSIVVHGLSIPALDFAYRTAGVKPITDDAVQLRRKSAAVATPANARVDSAEPEYFVAYNRFSRPVLTQDAAAAVRSNRRTVLFNGQRVDGLPTANNNNNSSNNGAYYPQQPQYRQQQQQQQQAPPGSAIMFAPTDMPKTPVDQRSRPDWEEDVDPIEEEKIRARLRAASLQKLG; from the exons ATGCTGGTCGGCATCATCCTCGGACCAGTGGCGGCCAAATTCCTAGACAACACGCGGTGGGGACCGGGGTCGCTCAGTGAGCAGGACAAGAGCGCCATCACGCTCGGGTTCATGAGGGTCATGATCTCGGTGCAGCTGGTGATCGCGGGGTTCCAGCTGCCGGCCAAGTACGCGGTCAAGAGGTGGAAGGACAtggcggtgctgctgctgccgaccATGACCATCTCGTGGCTGTGCACGACGGCGTGCCTGATGGCGACGATCCCCAAGCTGACGCTGCTGGCCAGCCTCGTGATCGGGGCGTGCCTGACGGCCACGGACCCCGTGCTGAGCCAGGCCGTCGCCAAGGGCCCCTTTGCCGACAAGTACGTGTCGCGGCCGCTGCGTGAGATCATCAGCGCCGAGGCGGGGGCCAACGACGGCTTCGGCTTCCCGTTCCTGATGCTGGCGACCTACCTGATGCGCAACACCGAGTTCCCGGGCCTGGTGCTCAAGCCGGCCGAGGAGGGCCGCGGGGCGGCCAAGGAGGCGGCGGTCGAGGTTGCGCACCGGCTCCTTCGGCGGGCGGGCGACGTTGGGCGTCTGGACGGCGGCATCGGGGCGGCCATGAGGGACTGGCTGCTCGAGACGTGGCTGTACACGATCGTGCTGTCGATGGTGTACGGGGCGGCGATCGgcttcggcggcggcaggctGATCAAGTTTTGCCTGCGCAAGAAGTGGATCGACGGCGAGAGCTACCTGCTGTTCCccgtggccatggccatgctcATCATCGGCACGGCGGGCATGCTCACGACCAACgacctgctggcctgcttctGCGCCGGCGTCGCGCTCAACTGGGACGGCGAGTACCTGGCCGAGACGGAGGAGCGCCACGACGAGGTCAACTCGTGCATCGACGTCCTGCTCAACTTTGCCGGCTTCATGTACGTCGGCGTCATCATGCCCTGGGCCAAGTTCCACGATCCCGAGGGCACCGGCATCACCCTGCCGCGCCTGATTGGCCTGGGTTTCATGGTGCTCTTGTTCCGCCGCATCCCCGCCATCATGGCCACGTACAAGGCGATGCCGACCTGC TTCGGCCCCATCGGAGTCGGCGCCGTCTTCTACGTCGAGCACACGCAGCACCTCTTCCCGCACGTCGGCACCACGGGCGACGTGGTCAGCGACGACCTGATCAAGGCGCTGGTGCCGTCGGTATACTTTCTGgtgctcttctccatcgtggTGCACGGGCTGTCCATCCCGGCGCTGGACTTTGCCTACCGCACGGCGGGAGTCAAGCCCAtcaccgacgacgccgtgcagCTCCGCCGCAAGTCGGCCGCCGTGGCCACGCCCGCCAACGCCCGCGTCGACAGCGCCGAGCCCGAGTACTTTGTCGCCTACAACCGCTTCAGCCGGCCCGTGCTCACCcaggacgccgccgccgccgtgcgcTCCAACCGCCGCACCGTCCTGTTCAACGGCCAGCGCGTCGACGGCCTGCCCAccgccaacaacaacaacaacagcagcaacaacggcGCCTACTAcccgcagcagccgcagtaccggcagcaacagcaacagcaacagcaggcaCCCCCCGGCAGCGCCATCATGTTTGCCCCCACCGACATGCCAAAGACGCCCGTGGATCAGAGGTCCCGCCCCGACTGGGAGGAGGACGTCGATCCCATCGAGGAGGAAAAGATCCGCGCCCGTCTCCGGGCCGCCAGCCTGCAGAAGCTGGGCTAA